The Brachyhypopomus gauderio isolate BG-103 chromosome 17, BGAUD_0.2, whole genome shotgun sequence genome includes a window with the following:
- the LOC143481143 gene encoding T cell receptor beta variable 19: MTGLFMYTLWICVLRGSSEGVLITQWPKYISSTKNTSVDMHCYQNNTDYDYTYWYRQVEGKEPVLVARYVARSDSYEEGFKTGFKVWGTEKKQWSLTVDVKEDSAAVYLCAASFHSE, translated from the exons ATGACTGGACTGTTCATGTACACCCTCTGGATCTGTGTACTGAGAG GCTCCAGTGAGGGAGTGTTGATCACTCAGTGGCCTAAATACATCTCCAGTACGAAGAACACCTCAGTGGATATGCACTGTTACCAGAACAACACAGACTACGATTACACGTACTGGTATAGACAAGTCGAAGGCAAAGAGCCAGTGCTTGTAGCCAGATACGTAGCTCGCAGTGACAGTTATGAAGAAGGTTTTAAAACTGGCTTTAAGGTCTGGGGCACAGAGAAGAAACAGTGGTCCCTGACAGTGGATGTCAAAGAAGACAGTGCTGCTGTCTATCTGTGTGCAGCTAGTTTCCACAGTGAATAA